One part of the Vibrio palustris genome encodes these proteins:
- a CDS encoding NarK family nitrate/nitrite MFS transporter has translation MSRINNDAVNSSQKTLTHWLPDDAQFWQSQGEAIAKRNLWISIPCLLLSFCVWMLFSAVAVNLNQVGFNFTTDQLFLLTALPAVTGAIGRIPYSFIIPVVGGRRWTVFSTLILIVPCLWLAYAIEHPQTSFEQFVLIALLCGIAGANFASSMSNISFFYPKAQQGKALGLNGGLGNLGVSVMQLLVPLVVSIGIFGGVTSGVLQPSGKVLYLANAALIWVPFLVLLSLCAWFGMNDLKSAQASIRQQLPVLKEPHLWGLSLLYLATFGSFIGFSAGFSMLSKTQFPEHDILTYMFLGPLLGALARPLGGTLSDHLGGIRVTLVNFIAMAILTAAVFMTLPSATNPGSFYFFFSIFMGLFVTSGLGSGSTFQMIAVIFRQISSDKARVAGLSSDAALRKATTDSAAALGFISAIGAIGGFFIPRAFGLSLSITGSPLTAMKIFLGFYISCVFITWFVYGRRLDRLATKKSSVTS, from the coding sequence ATGTCTCGTATCAATAATGATGCTGTTAACTCCTCTCAGAAAACATTAACACATTGGTTACCTGATGACGCACAATTTTGGCAATCGCAAGGTGAGGCGATTGCGAAACGAAACTTATGGATATCCATTCCGTGTTTATTACTGTCTTTTTGTGTTTGGATGTTATTTTCAGCGGTTGCGGTTAACTTAAATCAGGTTGGTTTTAATTTTACTACGGACCAATTATTTTTATTAACCGCATTACCAGCAGTGACTGGCGCAATTGGACGAATCCCTTATTCATTTATTATACCGGTCGTTGGTGGCCGCAGATGGACAGTCTTTAGTACGCTTATTTTAATCGTTCCATGTCTGTGGCTCGCATATGCGATTGAACATCCTCAGACGTCCTTTGAGCAGTTTGTATTAATCGCTTTATTATGCGGTATTGCCGGTGCCAATTTTGCGTCGAGTATGTCGAATATAAGCTTTTTTTACCCAAAAGCGCAGCAGGGCAAGGCTTTGGGGCTTAACGGTGGGCTCGGTAATCTTGGGGTCAGCGTTATGCAACTTTTGGTTCCGCTCGTGGTGTCAATAGGTATATTTGGTGGGGTGACATCTGGCGTCCTACAGCCTTCGGGCAAAGTCTTATATTTAGCCAATGCGGCATTAATTTGGGTCCCGTTCCTTGTGCTACTGTCGTTGTGTGCATGGTTTGGTATGAATGATCTTAAATCCGCACAAGCCTCTATTCGTCAACAACTTCCCGTACTTAAAGAGCCGCATTTGTGGGGCTTAAGTCTTCTCTACTTGGCGACATTTGGATCTTTTATTGGCTTTTCTGCTGGTTTTTCGATGTTGTCAAAAACACAGTTTCCTGAGCATGACATTTTAACATATATGTTTTTGGGACCTTTATTGGGCGCACTTGCGCGGCCGCTAGGAGGAACGCTGTCCGATCATTTAGGCGGGATTCGAGTGACATTGGTTAACTTTATTGCGATGGCAATACTCACCGCCGCCGTGTTTATGACCTTACCGTCGGCAACCAATCCAGGTTCATTTTATTTTTTCTTTTCCATTTTTATGGGCTTATTTGTGACTTCTGGTTTAGGTAGTGGTTCAACATTTCAGATGATTGCGGTTATTTTTCGTCAAATCTCTAGTGATAAAGCGCGTGTGGCGGGCCTATCATCTGATGCCGCGTTACGTAAAGCGACCACAGATTCTGCCGCCGCATTAGGGTTTATCTCTGCTATAGGTGCGATTGGTGGATTCTTTATTCCGCGCGCGTTCGGATTATCACTATCCATTACGGGCTCTCCGCTCACCGCGATGAAAATCTTTCTGGGTTTTTATATCAGTTGTGTCTTTATCACTTGGTTTGTCTATGGCAGACGCTTAGATCGTTTAGCAACGAAAAAATCAAGTGTTACCTCTTAA